The Salvelinus sp. IW2-2015 unplaced genomic scaffold, ASM291031v2 Un_scaffold5661, whole genome shotgun sequence nucleotide sequence CCTCATTATCCTCATCATCATTCCTCATCCATCACCATCCTCAATCATCATCATACCTCATCATCATCCTTCATCATTCATCACCATCCGCATCATCACCATCCATCAtcaccatcctcatccatccattcaccatcatcatcatcatcatccaccaTCCTCATCATATCATCACCACCTCAttcatcatcacatcatcatcatctcactCTATCATCACCATATCAcattcctcatcatcatcactcaTCCTTCATCATccatctcatcatcatcatcatcctcatcattcatcatcctcatcatcatcctcatcatcaccaccattatcaccatcctcatcatcatcattcctcatcatcatcctcatcatcatcacattCCTCACATCATCACATCCTCATATCATCcatccacatcatcatcatctaccattaccgatcatcatcatcatacatcccatcatcaccatcctcatcatcatcaccatcctcatcatcatcatctcatcatACCACCATTCATCATCCACCATCCATCTCATCAATCATCCATccctcatcatcaccaccatcatcaccatcctcatcatcatccatcatcctCACCACCatctcatcatcaccatcatcatcatcaaccatCCTCCTCATCAACCATCTCATCTCATCACCATTCCTCATCATCATCTCCTCACATatcaccatcctcatcatcaaTCATCACCATTATCACCATCCTAATCATCATaaccatcctcatcatcaccatcctcatcaccatcttcatccttcaccatcaccatcctcatcatcaccatcaccatcaccatcctcctcatcctcatcactACAGTCCCCTATCATTGATTATGGTATCGTTATCGTTTATCTCTCCAGTGTTGTTTCAGTGCTGGGAGACCCATGTCCCAGCTAAGCCCCCCTTTTGATTCTGGGTCTGTTTCAATACACAACGATGAGTCCGCATTTTGAAGGCTGGAAGTGCTGTGTCTCCTGTAGTGCCCGGTGAGGTCACGTCTTAGTTagatgacctttgacctctcacctctgacctCGGATTGGCTCCTGCAGTACACACAGGAAGTGTTACCCGGCAACtggtcatacacaggtacacTTACTGACTCGTCTGATTCCCAGGTACACCTGACCTGTAACTCCTGACAGCTGTCTTACAGCAGGACAAAGTCCTCCAGACAGAAGTACCGCACCTGGCCTCCTCGGCTCTCCTCAGTCCCCCGGTCTCCCCCTTCCCACAGAGGGAGCAGGGTCTGTCGGGTGAACTGTTGGCTCCAAGCACCCTTTCATTTACTTACACAAGAGGATAAGAGTTGAGGACTATGGTTCTCTCCCTGCACTTGAATTGGTGGAGCCCCCTGCTGGTGGGGTGGAGGTAGCGCAGCTACGTTACAGTACATTACACGGTAGTCTCATACTCCGTAACCTCCTTGGGGTTCCTCAGGCTGCGGTACTGGATCCTGGGCGTCACCGGAGACGTGTTCTCCAGGACCAGGATGGTCTTCCGCAGCCGCCTGTCGATGAAGTGAGCGTCCCAGGCAGGGTACCTCTTTCTGGGCAGGTCTATCCGGATCACTGGCCCCTCTGTCCCAGGGGTCCGGAGGGCCAAGGCCGGTGAGGTGGATCTAACCTGGAACACAGCTAGATCTCCTGGTACCACCTCGCCCCGGTCCGCACCTGCAGTCCTACTTAGGGTCCTAGGGGGGCTGGTGACCACGTCCGAAGGCGGGAGGGGGGACGCATCGGCTGGGGTCACACAGGACTCCACCatcacccccccctcctccacacacCCCCTCCACTGAGCCCCGGACACCGGCCCGTCAGGGTGCAGGAGACAATAATACACCAACATGAAKAAGGTYCCCAGAGCGTAGctacaaaccacaacacacaccacgatGAGGGCGTAAAAGTCTGAGGTGTTCGGCCCGCGGTAAAGGTACCACGCCGYGGTGAGRGACACGTTCTCTACCAGAGTCACTGAGTAATAGAGCCACATCCTGAAACGGGCGCGGCCCTCCTTGACGTTGAACCAGCAGAAGAYATAGATGATGCCCACTACCATGTTATAGATGATCTCCTCCCACTTGGACATGCAGAAGTCTGTCTCCCCCTGGATGGTCCAGAACGTCATGATGCACCAGTGGCTCACGACGAAGATACCGAAGTAGAGCtgggagatagagatagagacagagacagagagacagagacagagagacagacagagagacagagagagagaggacagagagagagagacagagagagagagagagacagagacagagagagagagagacgagagagagagacagagagacgagagagacagagagagagagagagacagagagagacagagagaacagagagagagagagagacagagacagagaggacagagacagagagacagagacagagagacagagagacaaagagagagagacagagacagagatagagagggaggcagagagcagagagacagagacagagagagaaagagagacagagaaaggtttAGAGTTAGTCATGATGAAGATACTGGGAGTAAAAGAGAGACACTCATTAGAAAAAGCCTAACCCACAGTAGCTCTAATTAACACTCAGTCTGTTACCCACGTGAAGAGACCTcggtgcatgtcttgtggggtatgcatgggtgtctgagctgtgtgcagtAGTTTAAatcagacagctcggtgcattcagtcTGTTACCCACGTGAagactctggtggcatgtcttgtggggtatgcatgggtgtctgagctgtgtgccagtagtttaaatcagacagctcggtgcattcagtcTGTTACCCACGTaagagactctggtggcatgtcttgtggggtatgcatgggtgtctgagctgtgtgccagtagtttaaatcagacagctcggtgcattcagtcTGTTACCCACACGCCTAATCTGCAGATGCACAACTTTTTCACCCCTGACGGTTTAGTACCTGGATACCAACAACAGAGCCAGGCCAAGAAGAGCTCAACTCATACAACGTTCTCTATACAACTACTAAAGGAACATTTATGAATTTATCCATTGTATGAATGTGACTCCAATTGTTGGCCAGTACATGTTGTAACTGACACTGGGGACACGCCCCACACAGCTCTgatacaccagacactgggaacaCGCCCCACACAGCTCTgatacaccagacactggggacACGccccacacagctctgacacaccagacactgggaacaCGCCCCACACAGCTCTgatacaccagacactgggaacaCGCCCCACACAGCTCTgatacaccagacactgggaacaCGCCCCACACAGCTCTgatacaccagacactggaacACGCCCCACACAGCTCTgatacaccagacactgggaacaCGCCCCACACAGCTCTgatacaccagacactgggaacaCGCCCCACACAGCTCTTATACACAGACACTGGGACACGccccacacagctctgacacaccaGACACTGGAACACGCCCCACACAGCTCTGATACACAAGACACTGGGGACACGccccacacagctctgacacaccaGACACTGGGGACACGCCCACACAGCTCTGAGAGGCTATACCAGACACTGTGGACACGCCCCACACAGCTCTgatacaccagacactggggacACGccccacacagctctgacacaccagacactgggacacGCCCCACACAGCTCTGAGAGGCTATACCAGACACTGGGGACACGCCCCACACAGCTCTGAGAGGCTACACCAGACACTGTGACACGCCCCACACAGCTCTGAGAGCTACACCAGACACTGTGGACACCCCCACACAGCTCTGAGAggctacaccagacactggggacACGCCCCACACAGCTCTGAGAggctacaccagacactggggacACGCCCCACACAGCTCTGAAggctacaccagacactggggacACGCCCCACACAGCTCTGAGAggctacaccagacactggggacACGCCCCACACAGCTCTGAGAggctacaccagacactgggacacGCCCCACACAGCTCTGAGAggctacaccagacactgggacacGCCCCACACAGCTCTGAGAggctacaccagacactggggacACGCCCCACACAGCTCTGAGAggctacaccagacactgggacacCCCCACACAGCTCTGAGagctacaccagacactggggacAGCCCCCACACAGCTCTGAGAggctacaccagacactgggacacGCCCCACACAGCTCTgatacaccagacactggggacACGCCCCACACAGCTCTGAGAggctacaccagacactgggacacGCCCCACACAGCTCTGAGAggctacaccagacactggggacACGCCCCACACAGCTCTGAGAGGCTACACCAGACACTGGACACGCCCCACACAGCTCTgatacaccagacactggggacACGCCCCACACAGTGGCCTGCAGGCAGCCGGCATCTCATCAGCCCTCTTCTCAGGTGAGTTCCGTGGctctgtcatggctttagaagcttctgataggtaattgacataatttgcgTCAATTGgagtgtatctgtggatgtatttcaaggcctaccttcaaacccttgcctctttgcttgacatcatgggaaaatcaaaagaaatcagccaagacctcaggaaaaaactgtacacctccacaagtctgttcatccttgggagcaatttccacacgcctgaaggtaccacgttcatctgtacaaacaatagtacgcaagtataaacaccatgggaccacgcagccgtcataccgctcaggaaggagacacgttctgtctcctagagatgaacgtactatggtgcgaaaagtgcaaatcaatcccagaacaacagcaaaggaccttgtgaagatgctggaggaaacaggtacaaaagtatctatatccacagtaaaacaagtcctatattgacataacctgaaaggccgatcagcaaggaagaagccactgctccaaaactgccataaaaaagccagactacggtttgcaactgcacatggggacaaagattgtactttttggagaaatgtcctctggtctgataacaaaaatagaactgtttggccataatgaccatcgttatgtttggaggaaaaagggggatgcttgcaagccgtagaacaccatcccaaccgtgaagcacgggggtggcgcagcatcatgttgtgggggttctttgctgcaggagggactggtgcacttcacaaaatagatggcatcatgagggggaaaattttgtggatatattgaagcaacatctcaagacatcagtcaggatgcagacaattacattgatggaaagcGACAATCTATCCACAATATTGAAGGTGATTCAACccctaaaaaataataatgagaagaagaaaatgtaaaatatataataatatatacaccccataatatctggccctctgCATCTCAGGCCCTCTGGCCCTCTGGCCCTCTGGCCCTCTGACCCTCTGACCCTCTGACCCTCTGCATCTCAGGCCCTCTGGCCCTCTGGCCCTCTGGCCCTCTGACCCTCTGGCCCTCTGACCCTCTGGCCCTCTGGCCCTCTGCCCTTCTGGCCCTCTGACCCTCTGGCCTCTGACCCTCTGGCCCTCTGGCCCTCTGACCCTCAGTCCCTCTGGCCCTCAGGCCCTCTGCGCCTCTGCATCTCAGGCCCTCTGACCCTCTGACCCTCGGCCCTCTGACCCTCTGGCCCTCTGACCCTCTGACCCTCTGGCCCTCTGGCCCTCTGGCCCTCTGCATCTCAGGCCCTCTGGCCCTCTGGCCCTCTGGCCCTCTGACCCTCTGGCCCTCTGACCCTCTGCATCTCAGGCCCTCTGACCCTCTGCATCTCAGGCCCTCTGGCCCTCTGGCCCTCTGACCCTCTGACCCTCTGACCCTCTGGCCCTCTGGCCCTCTGGCCTCTGCACCTCAGGCCCTCTGGCCCTCTGGCCCTCTGACCCTCTGACCCTCTGCATCTCTGGCCCTCTGACCCTCTGACCCTCTGACCCTCTGGCCCTCTGGCCCTCTGGTCCTCTGGCCCTCTGGCCTCCCTAAATCGTGGCATTGATTTGGTTCAGCAGACTTTAGCCCTCCTACTGGCTACGAGACGATGGCAGCTCTGTGGGTggaacatttattgacaatttagataccttctggaaacaaagctaaTATTATAAATATTAAGGAGGATGGATCACCCAAATCatttcctggatcctttcacagcactgtaaggctgcgttgagacaatgactatCAATGAACTAAGCCCAgctcagcaaatgtacattatctcaGGGGCATTGGAAGGCATGATGTAAATAACCAAATTTAAGTCCctttaactgccctgaatgcctctgctgatcctacagctattgaaTGCAGTAATcctatgtgtcacgatcgtctttaggtgaaagagaggacaaggcgcagcgtgatataaatacatagttgtatttatttaagaaagatgaagaacactaaaacaaacgacgaccgtgaagctatacaaacaaataaGTGCATACACTGGctacttacacatagacaattacccacaaaagcctactgcctatggctgccttaaatatggctcccaatcagagacaatgaatgacagctgtctctgattgagaaccatcaggcaaccatagacttacctagacacctacactcaacacaaacccatacactctaccaaaacccctataccatacaaccaccctagaatGGTGGTTGTATGAAATAGATGACATAGATGATATTTTTTTAACTCATGCCAGCAATAAAAATTAGATTAAAAAAGGATAAAATAAACCTTTTGGAACAACATATACATATGCAtaacacgataacatacacactatacacatggatttagtactgtagatatgtggtagtagagtaggggcctgaaggcacacagtgtgttgtgaatactgccttaattttgctggaccccaggaagagtagcttctgccttggcaggaacaaatggggatccataataaacccatgaagagtagcttctgccttggcaggaactaatggggatccataataaacccaggaagagtagctctgccttggcaggaactaatggggatccataataaaccccatgaagagtagctgctccttggcaggaactaatggggatccataattaacaccaggaagagtagcttctgccttggcaggaactaatggggatccataataaaccccaggaagagtagctgctgccttggcaggaactaatggggatccataattaaccccaggaagagtagctgctgccttggcaggaactaatggggatccataattaacaccaggaagagtagctgctgccttggcaggaactaatgggatccataataaccccaggaagagtagctgtgccttgcaggaactaatggggatccataataaaccccatgaagagtagcttctgccttggcaggaactaatggggatccataataaactccatgaagagtagctgctgccttggcaggaactaatggggatccataataaccccaggaagagtagctgctgccttggcaggaactaaggggatccataataaactccatgaagagtagcttctgccttggaaggaactaatggggatccataattaaccccaggaagagtagctgctgccttggcaggaactaatggggatccataattaccccaggaagagtagctgctgccttggcaggaactaatggggatccataataaaccccaggaagagtagctgctgccttggcaggaactaatgggatccataataaaccccaggaagagtagctgctgccttggcaggaactaatgggatccataatgaaccccaggaagagtatctgctgccttggcaggaactaatgggatccataattaaccccaggaagagtagctgctgccttggcaggaactaatggggatccataataaaccccaggaagagaagctgctgccttggcaggaactaatggggatccataataaaccccaggaagagaagctgctgccctggcaggaactaatggggatccataataaaccccaggaagagaagctgctgccttggcaggaactaatggggatccataataaaccccaggaagagtagctgctgccttggcaggaactaatgggatccattaaTTAACCCAGgttaagagtagctgctgccttggcaggaactaatggggatctctAACAAATACAATAAACTGAACCACAGTTTATTGTGCAACGTTTTTATTAATctctaaaaaaatatgtttttctcccAGCCTGACCTTCGTGTTTAAACTCATGAGTATCTATCttcattatattttttattttattgtataatTTCTGCATCTAAAAGCCCTTGATTGGGTGTACAATGTGAGCcttcctcactgtgtgtgtgtatgtgatgttggTGTGCCCATCTTTACCTGGAACACGGAGGCGAACAGGGCGAAGGCGATGGTCCTGGCCCCGATGGTGAAGAAGTGCCACAGCATCTGAACAATCACAGCCTTGTAGGACATCGGCAGCTTGTCATCTCTGGAGTCCCTCAGAGTCTTCTGGTAGGATGCTATCATCCAGGCCAGAGAGACCAATGAGGCTGAAGCAGAGAGACCTGGGGACAAAGAGGGATGACGGGATAGGAAAGGAGatgaatatacagtggggtcctAAATtcttgacacccttgataaagatgagcaaaaatataaKAAATAATTTAAATAatgtgtatttaaaataaaaaaaacgttctttaacaagtcagttaagaacaaattcttatttagaatgacggcctaccccggccaaacccagacgacgctgggccaattgtgcgccgccctatgggactcccaatcacggccagatgtgatacagcctggattcgaaccagggactgtagtgacgacacttgcactgagatgcagtgcatacAAACAAAATTGGTACATTAGATTGTTTTATACtattacaattgctcagagaaagagattttgtttaacaagtaatccttttttttctcaaaaatcCTGTTTTCAAAAAccttttcaatacctcaccttgtgaggataacggCACTTAGCATTTTTTctgaatgttttatgagttggagaacacattggaagGGATCTTTTACCATTCCTCCATtcagagatgagatgagatgctTGATATCTCATGGagtgccctcttcaattcaaaccacaggttttcaatggggttcaagtctagAGACTGAGatagccattgcaaaatgttgattttgtggcccccaaaaaaaacatttatttgtggaGTTtgttgtgtgcttggggttattgtcttatTGGTAGATACACTTGCTGCCAAGTTTCATCCAACTGGCAGAGGCAAGCAGgtttttttggctaaaatgtcctggatctgtggaagcaaaatagccacataacatcaaagatccaccagcATATTTTACATGAGGAAATGGGTTTATTTTCTTCTCATTTTCACACCAAACCTACCACTGGTGTGTATGGCCAAAGAACAGTATTTTTTATGTCATCCAACACATGTAAActcttggagtttgctaaacggcattggcacttggatttggaaccggtgctttggtgggtttggcgtcgatgtactgggccgtacgtacttcCCTCTGTAGCACCTCGAGGTTGGATGCCAATAGTTTCCATACCTAGTGGTGATCCAGCCAGTCAAGATTTTCTcagggcagccctctcttggcttatttttttcttgaagcaatggcttttttatggccacTCTTCTTCCGTAgtaaagcccagttctgtggagtgtacggcttaaagtggtcctatggacagatactccaatctccactgtggagctttgcagctccttcatggttatctttgatctctttgtttcctctctgattaatgtcctccttgcctggtctgtgagttttggtgggcggctctctcttggcaggtttgttttggtgccatattctttccattttttaataatggatttaaatggtgctctgtgggatgttcaaagttttggatatttttttataacccaacgctgatctgtacttctccacaactttgtccctgacctgtttagagagctccttggtcttcatggtgccacttgcttagtggtgttacagactctggggcctttcagaacaagtgaaaggactgagatcatgtgacagatcatgtgacacttagattgcacacaggtggactttatttaatgaattatgtgacttctgaaggtaattggttgcaccagatcttatttagaggcttcatagcaaagggggtgaatacatatgcacgcaccacttttcagttgttctttttttaaacaagtcattttttttcatttcaccaatttggactattttgtgtttgttcattacatgaaatccaaataaaagtccatttaaattacagattgtaatgcaacaaaatagaaaaatgccaaggggggtgaatacttttgcaaggcaatgGAAGGGGGTTGGGGTCAGAACTACAGGGGTCAGAATAGAGGTTGGAGTCAGAACTACAGGGGTCAGAATAGAGGGGTGGGGTCAGAACTACAGGGGTCAGAAtagaggggttgaggtcagaactACAGGGGTCAGAATAGAGGGGGTCAGAACTACAGGGGTCAGAATACGAGGGGTCAGAACTACAGGGGTCAGAATAGAGGGGTTGGGTCAGAACTCAGGGGTCAGAATAGAGGGGTCAGAACTACAGCGGTCAGGAATAGAGGGGTCAGAACTACAGGGGTCAGAACTACAGGGGTCAGATAGAGGGGTTGGGGTCAGAACTACAGGGGTCAGAATAGAGGGGTTGAGGGTCAGAACTACAGGGGTCAGAATAGAGGGGTTTTGGGTCAGAACTACAGGGGTCAGAATAGAGGGGTTGGGGGTCAGAATAGAGGGGTCAGAATAGAGGGGTTGGGTCAGAAGTACAGGGGTCAGAATAGAGGGTTGGGGTCAGAACTACAGGGGTAGAGAGAGGCTGGTCAGCTCAACAGTAGAGTTGAGAGATGTGACAAGTTATCTGGAGGTGTTTGACGGGCTGAAACACTCTCCTCTGCGTCTTTCAGGctct carries:
- the LOC112078421 gene encoding XK-related protein 7-like, which codes for MLRAAGGLPEERSSAGLQLSIMIHANRVLPLQGLSASASLVSLAWMIASYQKTLRDSRDDKLPMSYKAVIVQMLWHFFTIGARTIAFALFASVFQLYFGIFVVSHWCIMTFWTIQGETDFCMSKWEEIIYNMVVGIIYXFCWFNVKEGRARFRMWLYYSVTLVENVSLTXAWYLYRGPNTSDFYALIVVCVVVCSYALGTXFMLVYYCLLHPDGPVSGAQWRGCVEEGGVMVESCVTPADASPLPPSDVVTSPPRTLSRTAGADRGEVVPGDLAVFQVRSTSPALALRTPGTEGPVIRIDLPRKRYPAWDAHFIDRRLRKTILVLENTSPVTPRIQYRSLRNPKEVTEYETTV